Within Microterricola gilva, the genomic segment CGGCAGCTCCAATGACCTGGTCGAACAGTTCTCCTACGGGCAGGACCCCGCCGAGGTGAACGTGGACTTCAGCGACGCGCAGATCTGGGACGCCTCGACGGTGGCCGTGCTCGACTCGGTGCAGCAGAAGTACACCGAGCACGCGGCATCCGTCACGTTCACCGGGCTCGACGAGCGCAGCACGGCGCTGCACGGCAGACTCAGCGGCCACCTCTAGGCGGCTGCACCCGCGCAGCACCCGCGCAGCACCCCACGCTCCCACATGCCCAGGCCAACGCCCCCACTCCCGAAAAAAGGAGTACACTCATAAATGAGTCAACTCAGTTATTGAGCTGATCGGGCCGTGAGCCCGTCGAGCGAGGTGGTGCAGAGATGTCGGAGACAATCGGGCAGGAGCCCACCCCGGCCGCACCCGGCCGCCGCGAGCGGAACAAGCAGGAGAAGCAGCAGCGCATCTTCGACGCCGCCGCCGAGCTCTTCGCCGCGCACGGCTACGCGGCCGTCACCACGCAGCAGATCGCCGAGCGGGCGGACGTCGCCGCCGGCACCCTGTTCCGCTACGCGGCGAGCAAGGCCGAGCTGCTGCTCATGGTGCACAACGAGTACTACCGGCGGGCCCTGGCGACGGCCGAGCGGGCGCTCCCCCGCAGCGCCGACGTCGCCGACTGCACGGCCGCGCTGCTCACGCCGATCGTGGAATCCGGGCGGCAGAGCGACGAGAACACCGCCGCCTACCAGCAGGCCGTGATGTTCGGCGGTCCAAGCGACCGCTACCGCGGCGAGGCGCTTGAGCTCATCGCCCGGCTGCAGGAGCGCCTGGCTGCCACGCTCGCCGAGGCGTGGGCCGGCCGGCATCCGCTCGGATCGACCGCCGGCGAGCAACTCGCGGCACCGGATGCCGCGGCGGCGGCCCGCGCGATCTTCGCCGTGCTGCAGCTCGAGACGGCGCACGCCACCCTCACCGCCGTGCCGCTCGAGCAGCAGCTCGACGACATCCTGAACCAGGTAGACGTGATCACCCGCGGCTACCTCCACACCGCGCCGGCGCACAACGCCATCGGCGCACCGGAGCCGACTGACCCCAGCCGACTCACATCGAGTAAGGAACAAGGAAATGACTGACATTCGCACCGTCACCGTGCTCGGAACCGGCGTGCTCGGCTCCCAGATCGCCTACCAGACCGCCTTCAGCGGTTTCGCCGTGACGGCATACGACATCAACGACGAGGTACTCGAGGGCGCCGCGAAGCGTTTCGCCGGTCTCGCCGAGACGTACAAGGCCGAGGTGACCGGAGCCGCAGACGGCGCAGCGGATGCCGCGCTCGAGCGCCTCACGCTGAGCAGCGACCTGGCCGCGGCCGTCGCCGACGCCGACCTCGTGATCGAGGCGATCCCCGA encodes:
- a CDS encoding TetR/AcrR family transcriptional regulator, whose product is MSETIGQEPTPAAPGRRERNKQEKQQRIFDAAAELFAAHGYAAVTTQQIAERADVAAGTLFRYAASKAELLLMVHNEYYRRALATAERALPRSADVADCTAALLTPIVESGRQSDENTAAYQQAVMFGGPSDRYRGEALELIARLQERLAATLAEAWAGRHPLGSTAGEQLAAPDAAAAARAIFAVLQLETAHATLTAVPLEQQLDDILNQVDVITRGYLHTAPAHNAIGAPEPTDPSRLTSSKEQGND